From Vogesella sp. XCS3, the proteins below share one genomic window:
- the ccoG gene encoding cytochrome c oxidase accessory protein CcoG has translation MATPIHFVSNKLYPKLTRGRFSHWRTGFVIVTQLLFLLTPWVNWHGQQAVRFDFDSMRLYLFGLTLLPQDFIYLAAMLIISALGLFLWTMIAGRLWCGFSCPQTVYTEIMLWIERLFEGPPNARRKRDAAQWGPDKLLRKGASQASMLLFSLWTGLTLVGYFSPMRQLVAGLPAGQTGFWEAFFALSYAGFTWLLAGHLREQVCKHMCPYARFQGVMFDRDTLIVAYDEQRGEPRGARRKDGSQAQGSCVDCGLCVQVCPAGIDIRQGLQYECIGCGVCIDACDEVMDKLAAPRGLIRLSTQNAMEQGAAPPSFWQRPRAVVYASLIGTTVLLMAAGLWQREPFRVEVLRDRAVMARETADGYIENAYTVRIFNTRPDARTYTLTAAGDGVVGQRLPKLLQVPGDGELSFTINVMADPAVLAKGSHPISIALQDRHTPEDKVTETSRILMP, from the coding sequence ATGGCCACACCCATCCATTTTGTATCCAACAAGCTTTACCCCAAGCTCACCCGTGGCCGCTTCAGCCACTGGCGCACCGGTTTTGTCATCGTTACCCAGCTGCTGTTCTTGCTGACGCCCTGGGTCAACTGGCACGGCCAGCAGGCCGTACGCTTCGACTTCGACTCGATGCGCCTCTACCTGTTCGGCCTGACCTTGCTGCCACAAGACTTCATCTACCTGGCAGCCATGCTCATCATCAGCGCGCTGGGGCTGTTTCTGTGGACCATGATTGCCGGGCGGCTGTGGTGCGGTTTTTCCTGTCCGCAAACCGTGTACACCGAAATCATGCTGTGGATAGAGCGCCTGTTTGAAGGGCCGCCCAATGCACGGCGCAAACGCGATGCCGCACAGTGGGGGCCCGACAAGCTGCTGCGCAAAGGCGCCAGCCAGGCCAGCATGCTGCTGTTTTCGCTGTGGACCGGCCTGACCCTGGTGGGCTACTTCAGCCCGATGCGCCAGCTGGTAGCCGGGCTGCCGGCCGGGCAAACCGGCTTTTGGGAAGCCTTTTTCGCCCTGAGCTACGCCGGGTTTACCTGGCTGCTGGCTGGCCACCTGCGCGAGCAGGTGTGCAAGCACATGTGCCCTTATGCCCGTTTTCAGGGCGTGATGTTCGACCGTGACACCCTGATCGTGGCCTACGACGAACAGCGTGGCGAGCCGCGTGGTGCACGCCGCAAAGACGGCAGCCAGGCGCAAGGCAGCTGCGTGGATTGCGGCTTGTGCGTGCAGGTATGCCCGGCCGGCATTGATATCCGCCAGGGCCTGCAATACGAGTGCATTGGCTGCGGGGTGTGCATCGACGCCTGCGACGAAGTCATGGACAAGTTGGCCGCACCACGTGGCCTGATTCGCCTGTCCACGCAAAATGCCATGGAACAGGGCGCCGCGCCGCCATCATTCTGGCAGCGCCCTCGGGCGGTGGTGTACGCCAGCCTGATTGGCACCACCGTCTTGCTGATGGCCGCCGGCCTGTGGCAACGCGAACCGTTCCGGGTAGAAGTCCTGCGCGACCGCGCCGTGATGGCGCGCGAAACAGCAGACGGCTATATCGAAAACGCCTACACCGTGCGCATCTTCAACACCCGGCCAGACGCCCGCACCTATACGCTGACGGCAGCCGGTGACGGGGTGGTGGGGCAGCGCCTGCCCAAGCTGTTGCAGGTGCCAGGCGATGGCGAGCTGAGCTTTACCATTAATGTGATGGCAGACCCGGCCGTGCTGGCCAAGGGCAGCCACCCTATCAGCATTGCCCTGCAAGACCGCCACACGCCCGAGGATAAAGTCACCGAAACCTCGCGC